The Clostridiaceae bacterium HFYG-1003 genome includes a window with the following:
- the pepF gene encoding oligoendopeptidase F yields the protein MKELQKRSDVRAQDQWDLTPVYADLAAYETDFARAKKLIGEFGSLKGTIRDAASYLRFAQIEEETERLISKLFVYGNLKYNEDMTNQAMQTLNQKGRALFTEYGTVSAFAEPEILALPDEVFEEILAAPEVEAYRFHLERKRNLKKHILSNEQEEVMAAFGDVRSASQSAVGIFSNAELSFPDVEDETGKKHLLTNGSYGQLIKSKDRTLRRNAFETLHRTYGATENTLAFLLTTNMKDWIIEARLRHYENSVEKALKPNNIPVAVFYQSIETINDHLDLLHRYVGLKKRILGLDEMHLYDLYVPLAEAGQDRYTFEQGVEMAMQGLKPMGEEYMAAFHAGVENGWIDKYENLGKRSGAYSSGVYDTMPYISLNFDGTMSDVSTFVHEMGHSMHSFYSRGNQPYIYGNYSIFLAEVASTCNEKLLIHHLIGKETDRDKRIALINQELEQVRTTVYRQLMFAEFEKVTHERLEAGEQLNAGDLDQIWLDLNRKFFGEDMVIDEAIKYEWARIPHFYNDFYVYQYATGYAMASSFARTILHEGTQAAQRYIDKFLKAGSSKYPVDVMKDAGVDITTPQPLQDTLKDFSELMDQLEREYGLA from the coding sequence ATGAAGGAATTACAGAAAAGAAGCGATGTCAGAGCGCAGGATCAGTGGGACCTGACCCCGGTCTATGCCGATCTGGCAGCCTATGAGACGGATTTTGCCCGGGCCAAGAAACTGATTGGTGAGTTTGGCTCACTGAAGGGGACCATCCGGGACGCGGCAAGCTATCTGCGCTTCGCCCAAATTGAGGAAGAGACGGAACGCCTGATCAGCAAGCTGTTTGTGTACGGCAATCTGAAATATAACGAAGATATGACGAACCAGGCGATGCAGACCCTGAACCAGAAGGGCCGGGCGCTGTTTACTGAGTACGGTACGGTATCCGCTTTCGCGGAGCCGGAAATCCTGGCGCTGCCGGATGAGGTGTTTGAGGAGATCCTGGCCGCTCCGGAAGTGGAAGCCTATCGCTTTCACCTGGAGCGCAAGCGCAACCTGAAGAAGCACATCCTGTCCAATGAACAGGAAGAAGTCATGGCAGCCTTCGGGGACGTGCGCAGCGCATCGCAGAGTGCCGTGGGTATTTTCAGCAATGCCGAACTGTCCTTCCCGGACGTAGAGGATGAAACCGGCAAAAAACATCTGCTGACCAACGGATCCTACGGACAGCTGATCAAGTCCAAGGATCGCACCCTGCGCCGGAATGCCTTTGAAACCCTGCACCGCACCTACGGGGCCACGGAGAACACGCTGGCATTCCTTCTGACCACAAACATGAAGGACTGGATCATTGAAGCCAGGCTGCGCCATTATGAAAACAGCGTAGAAAAGGCCCTCAAGCCCAATAACATCCCGGTGGCAGTATTCTATCAGTCGATTGAAACCATCAATGATCATCTGGATCTGCTGCATCGCTACGTCGGCTTGAAAAAGCGGATTCTGGGATTGGACGAAATGCATCTGTACGACCTCTATGTGCCGCTGGCTGAAGCCGGTCAGGACCGTTATACCTTTGAGCAGGGGGTTGAAATGGCCATGCAGGGTCTGAAGCCCATGGGCGAGGAATACATGGCAGCCTTCCACGCCGGCGTAGAGAATGGCTGGATCGACAAGTATGAGAATTTGGGCAAGCGCTCCGGGGCGTATTCTTCCGGCGTATATGACACCATGCCCTATATTTCTCTGAATTTCGACGGAACCATGTCCGATGTCTCCACCTTCGTCCATGAGATGGGGCATTCCATGCACTCCTTCTACTCCAGAGGCAACCAGCCCTATATCTACGGCAACTACTCCATCTTCCTGGCGGAGGTCGCTTCCACCTGCAATGAAAAGCTGCTGATCCACCACCTGATTGGCAAGGAAACGGATCGTGACAAGCGGATCGCGCTCATTAACCAGGAACTGGAGCAGGTACGGACTACTGTGTACCGGCAGCTGATGTTCGCTGAATTTGAAAAAGTCACGCACGAACGGCTGGAAGCCGGCGAACAGCTCAATGCCGGCGATCTGGACCAGATCTGGCTGGATCTGAACCGCAAGTTCTTCGGCGAGGACATGGTCATCGATGAAGCCATCAAGTACGAATGGGCCCGCATTCCCCATTTCTACAATGATTTCTATGTCTATCAGTATGCCACCGGCTATGCCATGGCATCCTCCTTTGCCCGGACGATCCTCCACGAAGGAACCCAGGCGGCACAGCGCTATATCGACAAGTTCCTCAAAGCCGGTTCTTCCAAGTACCCGGTGGACGTCATGAAGGACGCCGGTGTCGACATTACAACGCCCCAACCCCTGCAAGACACTCTGAAAGACTTCTCAGAGCTGATGGATCAGCTGGAGCGCGAATACGGTTTGGCGTAA
- a CDS encoding AEC family transporter, whose protein sequence is MVVINQMMMLFIIMMIGYAAVKLHLVDMDFQKKLSGFILQVTMPFLMISSVSGTDRSGAGETVLVTFVVAGLSYLITPLLGYLTARLLRVPRDQVRIYIFLTMFSNIAFMGFPVIHAIFGKQAMVIAIIFNLFFNVLQFTIGTSLFSGEKMKLDLNTFRSPAVIASILAIIMFVFGIELPPALQSAFQSLGGTTTPLAMLVIGISLAGIPLREIFTELRLYPFTLIKQIIIPALTFVLLKPFIQDPLILGVSVIILAMPCPTMAVIIANRYNREVGLATRAVFLTTLASVATIPLIASLLAR, encoded by the coding sequence ATGGTTGTCATCAATCAGATGATGATGCTGTTCATCATCATGATGATCGGCTATGCGGCCGTCAAGCTGCATCTGGTTGATATGGATTTTCAGAAAAAACTTTCCGGATTTATTCTTCAGGTTACCATGCCTTTTCTGATGATTTCATCGGTTTCGGGAACGGATCGTTCCGGAGCGGGAGAAACAGTACTGGTTACCTTCGTCGTGGCCGGCCTGAGCTATCTGATCACGCCTTTGCTGGGCTATCTGACCGCTCGGCTCCTGAGAGTCCCCAGGGATCAGGTTCGGATCTATATCTTCCTGACCATGTTTTCTAACATTGCGTTTATGGGCTTTCCCGTCATTCATGCGATTTTCGGCAAACAGGCGATGGTGATCGCCATCATATTCAACCTGTTTTTCAACGTACTTCAGTTCACCATCGGTACCAGTCTGTTCAGCGGCGAGAAGATGAAGCTGGATCTCAATACGTTCCGCTCGCCTGCGGTCATCGCCTCCATCCTGGCGATTATCATGTTCGTGTTCGGCATCGAACTGCCCCCCGCACTGCAAAGTGCGTTCCAGTCACTGGGCGGAACTACCACACCGCTGGCCATGCTGGTCATCGGCATCAGTCTGGCCGGCATTCCGCTTCGCGAGATCTTCACCGAGCTGCGACTCTATCCTTTCACGCTCATCAAGCAGATTATTATTCCGGCACTGACCTTCGTCCTCCTGAAGCCGTTTATCCAGGATCCTCTGATCCTTGGGGTGAGCGTGATCATTCTGGCCATGCCCTGTCCGACGATGGCCGTCATCATCGCCAACCGGTACAACCGGGAGGTGGGCCTGGCGACCCGGGCCGTGTTCCTGACGACCCTGGCCTCGGTGGCCACGATCCCGTTGATTGCCTCCCTGCTGGCTCGCTGA
- a CDS encoding xanthine phosphoribosyltransferase: MKLLEEKILKEGRILPGEILKVDQFINHMIDTDLFMEMGREFYEVFKDQGVTKILTLEVSGIAMAYAAAWHFHVPVLFAKKIQSLTLGHDVYTSQVYSYTKQKKNDIVVDRKYLLPEDRVLIIDDFLANGEALKGLIDLADQAGSTVVGIGIGIEKAFQPGGRTFRDKGYHIHSLARIERFDGDTVTFCENDPQK, from the coding sequence ATGAAATTACTGGAAGAAAAGATTTTAAAAGAAGGGCGAATTTTGCCCGGTGAAATATTAAAAGTCGATCAGTTCATCAACCATATGATCGATACCGATCTGTTCATGGAAATGGGCCGAGAGTTTTATGAAGTGTTCAAGGATCAGGGAGTTACCAAGATTCTGACCCTGGAAGTATCAGGGATCGCCATGGCTTATGCCGCTGCCTGGCATTTCCATGTACCGGTGCTCTTTGCCAAGAAAATCCAGTCATTGACGCTTGGGCATGATGTATATACAAGTCAGGTGTACTCCTATACCAAACAGAAAAAGAATGACATCGTCGTCGACCGCAAATATCTGCTGCCGGAAGACCGGGTGCTGATCATCGATGATTTCCTGGCAAACGGGGAAGCTTTGAAAGGTCTGATTGACCTGGCGGATCAGGCGGGAAGCACGGTGGTGGGCATCGGCATCGGCATCGAAAAGGCATTTCAGCCGGGCGGCCGGACGTTCCGTGACAAGGGCTACCATATCCATTCGCTCGCTCGCATTGAACGGTTTGACGGGGACACCGTCACGTTCTGTGAGAACGACCCGCAGAAGTAA
- a CDS encoding DNA-binding protein, with protein sequence MPFKKGILNRAVKQNFFSTGLDLKSQKEVKRLFAAKIGESTYMIRLAQGEELMHEMRAFCVRQNIRLGYFTGLGAVREAELGVFLHDEGRYDTQTFQGSLEILSLHGNITLKDDSVHLHVHLGIGDEAFRMYGGHLNRAVIMPTCEIILHVFDATVIRVRDEASGLSLLQLHDQSAEV encoded by the coding sequence ATGCCATTTAAAAAAGGAATTCTGAACCGGGCGGTAAAGCAGAACTTTTTTAGTACCGGACTGGACTTGAAATCACAGAAAGAGGTGAAGCGCTTGTTTGCAGCGAAAATCGGAGAATCAACTTATATGATCCGCCTGGCCCAAGGCGAGGAGCTGATGCATGAAATGCGTGCATTCTGCGTCCGGCAGAACATTCGACTGGGATACTTCACAGGTCTGGGGGCAGTCCGGGAAGCCGAACTGGGCGTCTTTCTTCATGATGAAGGCAGATATGATACTCAAACCTTTCAAGGTTCCCTGGAAATTCTATCCCTCCACGGCAATATTACGCTGAAGGATGACAGCGTCCACCTGCACGTTCACCTGGGCATCGGCGATGAAGCATTCCGGATGTACGGCGGTCATCTGAATCGCGCCGTGATCATGCCGACCTGCGAGATTATTCTGCACGTCTTTGATGCGACCGTTATTCGCGTTCGGGATGAAGCAAGCGGACTGAGCCTGCTGCAGTTGCATGACCAATCCGCTGAAGTGTAG
- a CDS encoding YitT family protein, with protein MKFTEKQWSMVKSFALAFFGMFLFAAGLNLFIQPLHFFSGGIVGVAQILRSLLVALNVPLPAFDLSGLLYYLINIPLLILAYRSLGRFFFIRTIIMTSVLTLLMTLIPIPKEPLIHDYLTSALVGGVLNGVGTGLTLFAGYSAGGMDIIGLYFTKTYPAFSVGKITIMVNVLVFSVLALTQNFEVIVYSFLFNAVASVAVDRVHAQNINVWVMIFTKKDGVDKAIMKELGRGVTNWEGAGAYTAEHTHVHTTMINKMERPMLRRVVTRIDPNAFIISTEGSQVFGNFQKRL; from the coding sequence ATGAAATTTACAGAAAAACAATGGTCCATGGTCAAGAGTTTTGCGTTGGCCTTCTTCGGGATGTTTCTTTTCGCCGCGGGCTTGAACCTGTTCATTCAGCCCTTGCACTTCTTCTCGGGCGGAATCGTCGGAGTTGCCCAGATTCTGCGTTCCCTGCTGGTGGCCTTGAACGTACCGCTGCCGGCCTTTGACCTGTCCGGTCTGCTGTACTATCTGATTAACATTCCGCTGCTGATCCTGGCTTACCGGAGCTTGGGACGGTTCTTCTTCATTCGCACCATCATCATGACCTCAGTTCTGACCCTGCTCATGACGCTGATTCCGATTCCGAAAGAACCCCTGATTCACGACTATCTGACCAGCGCCCTGGTGGGCGGCGTTCTGAATGGCGTCGGAACAGGTCTTACCCTGTTTGCGGGGTATTCTGCCGGCGGCATGGATATCATCGGACTGTACTTTACCAAAACCTATCCCGCGTTCAGTGTTGGCAAGATTACCATTATGGTGAATGTTCTGGTGTTCTCCGTCCTTGCGCTGACTCAGAACTTTGAGGTCATTGTGTATTCTTTCCTGTTCAACGCCGTCGCATCCGTTGCCGTGGACCGGGTACATGCCCAGAACATCAATGTCTGGGTGATGATATTCACCAAAAAAGATGGCGTCGACAAGGCAATCATGAAGGAACTGGGCCGGGGCGTAACCAATTGGGAAGGGGCCGGGGCGTATACCGCGGAGCATACTCATGTGCATACGACGATGATTAATAAAATGGAACGGCCGATGCTGCGGCGGGTCGTTACCCGGATTGATCCCAATGCCTTCATCATTTCTACCGAAGGCAGTCAAGTTTTTGGCAACTTCCAGAAACGGCTGTAA
- a CDS encoding GyrI-like domain-containing protein: MRTQSSMTQLQQLIGSAYGKLAAYLGELGTSPSDIPYVCYRNMDMEHLNLEIGFPVAKSLPDREDMISAMIPAGKYVFCIYRGPYQDMPPVYQEINDWIDTHQMHPTGIVYECYLNGPTVPPEELLTKIVFQLA; encoded by the coding sequence ATTCGAACCCAGTCTTCCATGACCCAACTGCAGCAGCTGATCGGATCAGCCTATGGCAAGCTGGCTGCCTACCTGGGAGAACTTGGCACCTCCCCCAGCGATATTCCCTACGTCTGCTACCGCAACATGGACATGGAACACCTGAACCTGGAAATCGGCTTCCCCGTCGCAAAATCCCTGCCGGACCGCGAGGACATGATCAGCGCGATGATTCCAGCCGGGAAATATGTCTTCTGCATTTACCGCGGGCCCTATCAGGACATGCCGCCTGTCTATCAGGAAATCAACGACTGGATCGATACTCATCAGATGCACCCTACCGGGATAGTATATGAATGCTATCTGAACGGTCCCACCGTTCCTCCGGAAGAACTGCTGACTAAGATTGTGTTCCAGCTTGCCTGA